A single region of the Silene latifolia isolate original U9 population chromosome 8, ASM4854445v1, whole genome shotgun sequence genome encodes:
- the LOC141594507 gene encoding uncharacterized protein LOC141594507 translates to MPGDDGKGSKNKIIPNTSPLYLHQSDSTSLMLTQIIFNGDNYDLWAPAVKNGLDAKNKLGFIEGKVKKPIVDNEEDDIESVAWRQCNAMLKAWLRNVIDIKLHPSIAFEQPISEVWEELKSRYSAGNALRVHQLKGDLAECKQGRLPVVEYYTKLKTIWDELANYSKIPNCTCGAAVAIAKDREEEKVHQFLMGLDNNRYGHIRSNLLMEDPITTLPRAYALVLREERHSSITKEKEENLNEAAMAIKSYGAAKGKGSYSRKDEEDESEYSPPYCSHCNKYYHAEENCYDKHGYETVKARERGRGRRGGYGRGRGRGRSQGRGQRDNYQANAMSNLSNSKEAETSKKNLSLTNDEIERVRILLNVSPEGSEKLTGLPDGRKIKAQEHGKIILSDDFVLKDDPVSRKEIGRGEHHDGVYTFKSSKEEVASKVTMSKDGELWHKRLGHPSRSKSLSFSALVNYNLNWNSSQICDSCCRAKQTRNSFSLNNKRCDELFGLIHVDIWGKYPIASLSRAHYFLTIVDDHSRGVWIYLMQDKSEAMEYVEDDLEGVEREDFHGEEEVETENLNEGDSAVSTETAPPSTQIENSEQLGRGARERKEPYWAKDYVCKSTRIVKPIVNAHPDQLNSKKSGTRYPLVNYVDTNCFTNSHKAFLTNIDKVREPVYYHEAAGNAKWREAMNKEIEALENNGTWQIVQLPNGKKPIGCKWVYKVKYKADGSIERYKARLVAQGFTQVEGIDYHETYAPVAKMTSVRCLLTVALAKKWSIEQLDVNNAFIHGDLEEEVYMRIPQGFERKGQNRSTLDKHFGIKDLGRLKYFLGIEVAHGTEGLFLNQRKYALGIIEEAGMSGAKPVNTPMLQHHQLELAKSDLLKDAMKYRRLVGRLVYLTITRPDLVYSVHMLSRFVSEPRKEHWDAALRVVRYVKMNPSKGISLSRGSNLELRGYCDSDYGRCPLTRRSLSGYFVSLGSSPVSWRAKKQATVSKSTAEAEYRAMGSATSELIWVKSFLASLGVFHTKPMELCCENQAAIHIAKNPVFHDRTKHIEIDCHFVRQHLVENTIKMVHVRSKEQVADLFTKALGGEAFDYLQGKLGLGLPGAPT, encoded by the exons TATTTCAGAGGTATGGGAGGAACTCAAGAGTAGATACTCTGCCGGAAACGCACTAAGGGTGCATCAATTGAAAGGAGATCTAGCCGAGTGCAAGCAAGGACGGTTACCTGTGGTTGAATACTACACAAAGTTGAAGACAATTTGGGATGAACTTGCAAATTACAGCAAGATTCCGAATTGCACTTGCGGAGCGGCAGTCGCCATTGCTAAGGATCGAGAAGAAGAGAAAGTCCATCAATTTTTGATGGGACTTGATAATAATCGATACGGACACATCCGTAGCAACTTGTTGATGGAAGACCCCATCACAACTTTACCTCGTGCATATGCGTTGGTATTGCGCGAGGAAAGACACTCAAGTATAACGAAGGAGAAAGAAGAAAACTTGAATGAAGCTGCGATGGCAATTAAATCTTATGGAGCAGCGAAGGGAAAAGGGAGCTATTCGAGAAAGGATGAAGAAGACGAATCAGAATACTCACCCCCGTATTGCAGCCACTGTAACAAGTATTACCACGCGGAGGAAAATTGTTATGACAAGCACGGGTATGAAACCGTGAAAGCAAGAGAAAGAGGAAGAGGCAGACGCGGGGGATATGGCAGAGGACGTGGTCGAGGGAGGTCACAAGGCCGAGGACAGCGAGACAATTACCAAGCAAATGCAATGAGTAATCTGTCGAACTCGAAGGAAGCAGAGACATCCAAGAAAAATTTATCTCTGACCAATGATGAAATAGAAAGGGTTCGGATCTTGTTGAATGTCAGTCCCGAAGGTAGTGAAAAATTGACAG GACTACCAGATGGGCGAAAAATTAAGGCACAGGAACATGGCAAAATAATATTGAGTGATGATTTTGTTTTAAAGGAC GATCCGGTTTCGAGGAAggagattggacggggtgagcatcATGATGGGGTTTACACATTCAAGTCGAGCAAGGAAGAGGTTGCTAGCAAGGTGACTATGTCGAAGGATGGAGAGCTTTGGCATAAGAGACTTGGACACCCATCGAGGAGTAAATCGCTTTCCTTTTCTGcattagttaattataatttgAATTGGAACTCTAGCCAAATTTGCGATTCTTGTTGTAGAGCTAAACAAACTCGTAATTCGTTCAGCTTAAATAATAAACGGTGTGATGAATTGTTTGGGTTAATTCATGTGGACATTTGGGGAAAGTATCCTATTGCTAGTTTATCTCGTGCTCATTACTTCTTGACTATAGTAGACGACCATAGTCGAGGTGTATGGATTTATTTGATGCAAGATAAGAGTGAGGCGA TGGAATATGTTGAGGACGATTTGGAGGGTGTTGAGCGTGAGGATTTTCATGGTGAGGAGGAAGTTGAAACAGAAAACTTGAATGAAGGGGATTCTGCCGTGAGCACAGAAACAGCACCCCCATCAACACAAATTGAAAACAGTGAGCAGCTTGGTCGTGGAGCAAGAGAAAGAAAGGAACCATATTGGGCGAAAGATTACGTATGCAAGTCGACTCGAATTGTAAAACCCATTGTCAATGCTCATCCGGACCAGTTGAATTCCAAGAAATCAGGTACTCGTTATCCCTTAGTTAATTATGTCGACACAAATTGTTTTACCAATTCCCATAAAGCGTTTCTAACCAATATTGACAAGGTGCGAGAACCAGTCTATTATCATGAAGCCGCAGGAAATGCAAAATGGAGGGAAGCAATGAATAAAGAAATAGAAGCGCTGGAAAATAATGGGACTTGGCAAATTGTACAATTACCAAATGGGAAGAAACCTATCGGTTGTAAATGGGTGTACAAGGTGAAGTATAAAGCGGATGGGTCGATTGAAAGATATAAAGCACGATTGGTGGCGCAAGGTTTTACTCAAGTCGAGGGAATTGACTATCATGAGACGTATGCACCAGTGGCAAAAATGACTAGTGTCCGTTGTCTATTGACCGTGGCTTTGGCGAAGAAGTGGAGCATTGAACAGTTGGATGTCAACAATGCCTTTATACACGGAGATTTGGAAGAGGAAGTGTATATGAGGATTCCACAAGGATTTGAACGAAAGGGGCAGAATCGG TCGACTCTTGACAAGCATTTCGGGATAAAAGACTTGGGCCGACTCAAATACTTCTTGGGTATTGAAGTAGCACATGGGACGGAAGGTCTATTTTTGAATCAAAGGAAGTATGCACTTGGAATAATAGAAGAGGCAGGAATGAGTGGCGCCAAACCAGTGAATACACCAATGTTGCAACATCACCAATTAGAACTTGCAAAGAGTGATTTATTGAAAGATGCAATGAAATATCGACGATTAGTTGGAAGATTGGTTTATTTAACAATCACACGACCAGACCTCGTTTATTCAGTCCATATGTTGTCCCGTTTTGTTAGTGAACCTAGAAAGGAGCATTGGGATGCAGCCTTAAGGGTGGTGCGATATGTGAAAATGAACCCGAGCAAGGGAATTAGTCTAAGTAGAGGGTCGAACTTGGAGCTGCGAGGGTACTGCGATTCCGATTATGGTCGATGTCCTTTAACGAGGCGTTCATTGAGTGGTTATTTCGTTTCACTTGGGTCGTCACCCGTGTCATGGAGAGCAAAGAAACAAGCAACGGTCTCGAAATCTACGGCGGAAGCAGAGTACCGTGCAATGGGAAGCGCGACGAGTGAATTAATTTGGGTAAAATCGTTCTTAGCCTCATTGGGAGTGTTTCATACGAAACCCATGGAGTTATGTTGCGAAAATCAGGCGGCGATTCATATAGCGAAGAATCCGGTGTTTCATGATAGAACAAAGCACATAGAAATCGATTGTCATTTCGTTAGACAGCATcttgtggaaaacacaataaaaaTGGTACATGTACGAAGCAAGGAACAAGTCGCGGACCTGTTCACCAAAGCCTTAGGAGGAGAAGCGTTCGATTatttgcaaggcaagttgggtctcggTTTACCCggagctccaacttga